From one Eucalyptus grandis isolate ANBG69807.140 chromosome 9, ASM1654582v1, whole genome shotgun sequence genomic stretch:
- the LOC104419915 gene encoding peroxidase N1 → MEGRFFPNKAALFMMLLSVCIAPTLVQGQGTRVGFYSSSCPRAEAIIRSTVQAHFKSNPTVAPGLLRMHFHDCFVQGCDGSILIDGPNVEKTAGPNRLLRGYEVIDDAKTQLEAACAGVVSCADILALAARDSVFLTNGRSWAVPTGRRDGRVSLASDTANLPGFRDSVDVQKKKFADLGLNTLDLVALVGGHTIGTGACQLFSYRLYNFTNTTSSGADASIDPSFVSQLRSLCPQNGDGTRRVALDTGSPSRFDASFFANLRSGRGVLESDQKLWTDASTKTFVQGFLSGQGPTRLDFNTEFAKSMVKMSNIGVKTGTNGEIRKICSAINA, encoded by the exons ATGGAGGGTCGCTTCTTTCCCAACAAAGCCGCCTTGTTCATGATGCTTCTTTCGGTATGCATTGCACCAACCTTGGTACAAGGACAAGGTACGAGAGTAGGGTTCTACTCAAGTTCGTGTCCGCGTGCCGAGGCCATTATTAGGTCGACCGTTCAAGCCCATTTCAAATCTAATCCCACTGTGGCTCCGGGGTTGTTGAGGATGCACTTTCACGACTGCTTTGTCCAAGGATGCGACGGTTCCATCCTCATCGATGGGCCCAACGTTGAGAAAACGGCAGGTCCAAACCGTTTGTTGAGAGGATATGAAGTGATCGACGATGCAAAGACTCAGCTCGAAGCTGCATGTGCCGGCGTCGTTTCATGTGCTGATATTCTCGCTCTTGCAGCCCGTGATTCCGTTTTTCTG ACGAATGGACGAAGTTGGGCCGTGCCGACGGGACGTAGAGATGGGCGGGTCTCCTTGGCATCAGACACTGCAAATTTGCCAGGTTTCCGGGATTCAGTTgatgtgcaaaagaaaaagtttgccGACTTAGGACTGAACACCCTTGATCTCGTTGCTCTTGTTG GAGGGCACACCATAGGAACTGGAGCTTGCCAGTTATTTAGCTACAGACTCTACAATTTCACCAATACTACATCAAGTGGAGCCGACGCTTCCATCGATCCTTCCTTTGTTTCTCAACTCCGGTCTCTGTGTCCACAAAACGGTGATGGCACGAGGCGTGTTGCCCTCGACACCGGCAGCCCTAGTCGTTTCGATGCATCCTTCTTTGCAAACTTGAGGAGCGGAAGGGGAGTTTTGGAGTCTGATCAGAAGCTATGGACGGATGCCTCCACCAAAACCTTCGTGCAGGGCTTTCTAAGCGGCCAAGGCCCGACCCGGTTGGACTTCAACACGGAGTTTGCTAAAtcgatggtgaagatgagtaaCATTGGCGTGAAGACGGGGACCAATggtgaaattaggaaaatatgcTCTGCCATTAATGCATGA